Proteins encoded by one window of Salvia splendens isolate huo1 chromosome 7, SspV2, whole genome shotgun sequence:
- the LOC121741983 gene encoding serine/threonine-protein kinase SRK2A-like, which yields MEKYELVKDLGSGNFGVARLMRNKETKELVAMKYIERGHKIDENVAREIINHRSLRHPNIIRFKEVVLTPTHLAILMEYAAGGELFERICNAGRFSEDEARYFFQQLISGVNYCHAMQICHRDLKLENTLLDGSPAPRLKICDFGYSKSSLLHSRPKSTVGTPAYIAPEVLSRREYDGKLADVWSCGVTLYVMLVGAYPFEDQEDPKNFRKTIQRIMAVQYKIPDYVHVSQDCRHLLSRIFVANSSRRITIKDIKSHPWFLKNLPRELTDAAQTVYYRKENPTYSPQSVEDIMKIVEEAKTPPPASRSIGGFGWGGGDEDEEKVEDLDEEVEEEDEDEYDKQVKAAHASGEVRLT from the exons ATGGAGAAATACGAGCTTGTGAAGGATTTAGGGTCTGGAAATTTTGGTGTGGCGAGGCTTATGAGAAACAAGGAGACGAAAGAGCTCGTGGCGATGAAATACATTGAAAGGGGACATAAG ATTGATGAGAATGTGGCGCGTGAGATTATAAATCATAGATCACTTCGGCACCCTAACATCATCAGATTTAAGGAG GTGGTTTTGACTCCCACTCATCTGGCCATTCTCATGGAGTATGCTGCGGGTGGAGAGCTCTTTGAGAGAATCTGCAATGCTGGTCGGTTCAGTGAAGACGAG GCCAGGTACTTCTTTCAGCAGCTCATCTCTGGAGTCAACTACTGTCATGCCATG CAAATTTGCCATCGGGATTTGAAGTTGGAGAACACCCTCCTTGATGGAAGCCCTGCTCCAAGGCTAAAAATCTGTGATTTTGGTTACTCAAAG TCATCTCTGCTTCATTCAAGGCCCAAATCAACTGTTGGAACTCCTGCCTACATAGCTCCAGAAGTTCTATCTAGAAGAGAATATGATGGGAAG TTGGCTGATGTGTGGTCATGTGGTGTGACACTTTATGTTATGCTGGTTGGAGCATACCCATTTGAAGACCAAGAAGATCCGAAAAACTTCAGGAAAACCATTCAA AGGATAATGGCTGTTCAGTACAAGATCCCTGACTACGTCCATGTATCTCAAGATTGTAGGCATCTCCTGTCTCGTATTTTTGTTGCCAACTCATCTAGG AGAATCACAATCAAAGATATCAAGTCACACCCGTGGTTCCTGAAGAATCTGCCGAGGGAATTAACAGATGCTGCACAAACAGTGTATTACCGCAAAGAGAACCCTACCTACTCTCCTCAGTCTGTGGAGGACATTATGAAGATTGTGGAAGAGGCTAAAACCCCTCCTCCAGCATCCCGTTCGATTGGAGGCTTTGGCTGGGGAGGAGGTGACGAGGATGAGGAGAAGGTGGAAGATTTGGACGAGGAAGTAGAAGAGGAGGACGAAGATGAATATGATAAACAAGTTAAGGCAGCTCATGCAAGTGGAGAAGTGCGTCTCACTTAG
- the LOC121741982 gene encoding uncharacterized protein LOC121741982 isoform X2 produces MRLAKLDELRQAAKSQVEMRFKKERAELGSKVEMRVQQAEANRLLILRANRQRRATLRERTSQSLMRRVSRESKYKERVRAAMCQKRAEAEKKRLSLLEAEKRRAHARGLKVQTVASFVSQQREIERSELKNKLEDKLQKARRLRAEYLKQRGRQYNAYLCSWETINQQGDILAKKLPRYWRNFKNLRKTTAYLSKAYGDLDINERSVKSMPFEQFALLIQSHDTLHAAKALLDRLEIRHRLSQGSANRSSFDDIDHLLKRVASPQKKQVLRKFGSSRMQKETAKSTHHMSRYQVRVVLCAYMILGHPDAVISGRGERETALVNSAKKFVEEFDLLMKILLNGPMQISDKESDRTALSRRTFRLQLAAFDSAWCSFLNSFVVWKAKDARSLEEDLVRAACRLEVSMIQTCKMTPQGGSAPLSHDMRAIQKQVSEDQKLLREKVQHLSGDAGIERMETAISDTRTKFFEARENQSPISPPTPIMLSPGPASSSSRDKAGNFVVAPCKESSVVRSLFKDDVDAVEAGSSLLKHRTSSSSRGSLDMENARIVNEYVHGAHLAFTDNFSDAGEDHIASNIKETMEKAFWDGIMESVRQDEPNYSRIVELMGEVRDEICAMAPHTWRQEIIEVIDLEILTQVLNSGKLDISYFGKILDYALITLRKLSAPAYEDELNKKHQKFMKDLADTFWAGKNSENSHIMALIKGLRFALEQIKDLKHEISKAHIQLLEPVLKGPEALYYIGRTFTNRYGQPTNARSALPLTARWLSSIRQGKDEEWDEHESLVSELRRRHGILPSYLPSTTLRTGGSALIKAGGEQTDKSSTSKTTGFIETIDPHLECKGEDIDLTVRLGLLKLVSRITGLAEGELPETMSLNFSRLRSVQSQIQKIIVMSTSLLVLRQTLLAQQIVSSQTHMDTLLSGCVKRLSQCLDVADAGIQEIVEILGSAVEEDTKSADMKQIMARMLSKSLQEGDAIFTKVSRAVYLAARGVVLGGTGKPGAELAEMALQKVGASLLVDDVVQAASVLLVAAKVSVIVHGPYYANLAQE; encoded by the exons ATGCGCTTAGCAAAACTTGATGAATTGAGGCAAGCTGCTAAAAGTCAGGTCGAAATGCGCTTCAAGAAGGAACGTGCTGAGTTGGGTTCAAAGGTTGAAATGCGTGTTCAACAAGCTGAGGCCAATAGACTGCTTATCCTTCGGGCTAATCGGCAAAGGAGGGCCACTCTGAGGGAGAGGACATCTCAGTCTCTAATGAGGCGAGTATCTCGGGAGAGCAAGTATAAAGAGCGAGTTCGTGCTGCAATGTGCCAAAAGCGTGCAGAGGCTGAGAAAAAGCGTTTGAGTTTACTAGAAGCCGAGAAGAGGCGAGCTCATGCTAGAGGCTTAAAGGTTCAAACGGTGGCTAGTTTTGTTTCTCAGCAGCGAGAGATCGAGAGAAGCGAATTGAAGAATAAGCTGGAAGACAAATTGCAAAAG GCAAGGCGATTGAGAGCAGAGTATTTAAAGCAGAGAGGAAGACAGTATAATGCTTATCTCTGTAGTTGGGAAACCATTAATCAGCAGGGTGACATCCTTGCCAAAAAATTACCAAG GTACTGGAGGAATTTCAAAAATCTGAGAAAGACGACTGCATATCTTTCAAAAGCTTATGGTGACTTGGATATTAATGAGAGATCAGTGAAGTCTATGCCATTTGAGCAGTTTGCGCTTCTTATTCAGTCACATGACACTCTTCATGCAGCTAAAGCTTTGCTAGACCGTCTTGAGATTCGCCATAGATTATCCCAAGGCTCTGCTAACCGATCTAGTTTCGATGACATTGATCACCTTCTCAAGCGGGTGGCATCCCCTCAGAAGAAACAAGTGTTAAGAAAATTTGGCTCAAGCAGAATGCAAAAGGAGACTGCAAAAAGTACTCATCACATGTCAAGGTACCAAGTGAGAGTTGTTCTCTGTGCCTACATGATTTTAGGGCATCCTGATGCTGTCATTAGTGGTCGAGGAGAGCGTGAGACAGCTTTGGTCAATTCTGCTAAGAAATTTGTGGAGGAGTTTGACTTGCTGATGAAGATACTGCTAAATGGGCCAATGCAGATTTCTGATAAGGAATCTGACCGCACAGCATTGTCTCGCAGGACTTTCAGATTGCAGCTTGCAGCCTTTGATTCTGCATGGTGCTCCTTTCTGAATAGCTTTGTGGTATGGAAGGCCAAGGATGCCAGATCTCTAGAGGAGGATTTAGTGAGGGCTGCTTGTCGTCTTGAAGTTTCTATGATCCAGACTTGCAAGATGACCCCTCAAGGGGGTAGTGCTCCTCTCTCTCATGACATGAGAGCTATTCAGAAACAG GTATCTGAAGATCAGAAACTATTGAGAGAGAAAGTGCAACACCTGAGTGGAGATGCTGGTATTGAACGCATGGAAACTGCAATTTCTGATACCCGAACCAAGTTTTTTGAAGCAAGGGAGAACCAGAGCCCAATTTCTCCACCAACTCCAATTATGTTATCCCCAGGTCCAGCTTCCTCTTCTTCTCGTGACAAAGCCGGTAATTTTGTTGTGGCCCCATGTAAGGAAAGCTCTGTGGTGCGGTCATTGTTCAAGGATGATGTTGATGCCGTGGAGGCCGGTTCCTCTTTGTTAAAACATAGAACTTCATCAAGTTCTAGAGGGAGCTTAGACATGGAGAATGCTAGGATTGTCAATGAATATGTTCATGGGGCACATCTTGCTTTCACTGATAACTTCAGTGATGCTGGTGAAGATCATATTGCG TCAAATATAAAAGAGACAATGGAGAAGGCCTTCTGGGATGGCATCATGGAATCAGTGAGACAGGATGAACCTAACTATAGCCGCATAGTGGAATTGATGGGAGAGGTGAGGGATGAGATTTGTGCAATGGCCCCTCATACCTGGAGGCAAGAAATAATCGAGGTTATTGACCTGGAAATTCTTACTCAG gTGCTGAATTCAGGAAAATTAGACATCAGTTATTTTGGGAAGATCCTGGACTATGCTCTGATCACTCTGCGAAAGCTATCTGCTCCAGCTTATGAAGATGAACTGAATAAAAAACACCAGAAGTTTATGAAAGATTTGGCAGACACTTTCTGGGCTGGAAAGAACTCAGAGAACTCGCATATCATGGCCTTAATTAAGGGCTTACGATTTGCCCTGGAACAGATAAAG GATCTCAAGCATGAAATCAGCAAAGCACACATTCAACTGCTGGAGCCAGTCTTGAAGGGACCTGAAGCTTTATATTATATTGGAAGAACTTTCACCAATCGTTATGGTCAGCCTACCAATGCCCGGTCTGCTTTGCCCTTGACTGCTAGATGGCTTTCATCTATAAGACAAGGTAAAGATGAGGAATGGGATGAGCATGAGAGTCTGGTCTCAGAGTTAAGAAGGCGACATGGGATTTTGCCAAGTTATCTTCCTTCAACCACTCTTCGAACAGGTGGCAGTGCTTTAATCAAAGCAGGAGGAGAACAGACTGATAAATCTTCAACCTCAAAAACTACCGGTTTTATAG AGACCATTGATCCCCATTTAGAATGCAAAGGAGAGGATATTGATTTGACGGTGAGGCTAGGCTTGCTGAAACTGGTAAGCAGGATTACTGGTTTGGCCGAAGGAGAGCTACCAGAAACTATGTCCCTTAACTTCTCCAGATTGAGAAGTGTGCAGtcccaaattcaaaaaatcattgTGATGTCTACGAG CCTTCTTGTCCTGCGACAGACTCTTTTGGCTCAGCAAATAGTCAGCAGCCAGACACACATGGACACCCTACTCTCGGGCTGTGTTAAACGCCTCTCTCAATGCCTGGACGTCGCAGACGCTGGTATCCAAGAAATAGTTGAAATACTCGGCTCTGCTGTGGAGGAAGACACCAAATCTGCTGACATGAAGCAGATAATGGCAAGGATGTTGAGCAAGAGCCTGCAAGAGGGCGATGCTATCTTCACCAAGGTTTCTCGAGCTGTATATTTAGCTGCAAGAGGAGTCGTCCTTGGCGGAACTGGGAAACCGGGAGCAGAACTAGCAGAAATGGCACTGCAGAAAGTGGGGGCATCCTTGCTTGTGGACGACGTCGTGCAAGCCGCTTCTGTGCTACTGGTGGCAGCTAAGGTGTCTGTTATTGTTCATGGCCCTTATTATGCGAATTTGGCACAAGAATGA
- the LOC121741982 gene encoding uncharacterized protein LOC121741982 isoform X1, with protein sequence MESPERGRPVIGIALEFPVSDGVLSCSPPTIPSWLRRRLSEPKTPTPSTVEEIEAKLRDADLRRQKFYENLASKARPKVRSPSRSSSTEDDLGQRLEAKLLAAEEKRLSILANAQMRLAKLDELRQAAKSQVEMRFKKERAELGSKVEMRVQQAEANRLLILRANRQRRATLRERTSQSLMRRVSRESKYKERVRAAMCQKRAEAEKKRLSLLEAEKRRAHARGLKVQTVASFVSQQREIERSELKNKLEDKLQKARRLRAEYLKQRGRQYNAYLCSWETINQQGDILAKKLPRYWRNFKNLRKTTAYLSKAYGDLDINERSVKSMPFEQFALLIQSHDTLHAAKALLDRLEIRHRLSQGSANRSSFDDIDHLLKRVASPQKKQVLRKFGSSRMQKETAKSTHHMSRYQVRVVLCAYMILGHPDAVISGRGERETALVNSAKKFVEEFDLLMKILLNGPMQISDKESDRTALSRRTFRLQLAAFDSAWCSFLNSFVVWKAKDARSLEEDLVRAACRLEVSMIQTCKMTPQGGSAPLSHDMRAIQKQVSEDQKLLREKVQHLSGDAGIERMETAISDTRTKFFEARENQSPISPPTPIMLSPGPASSSSRDKAGNFVVAPCKESSVVRSLFKDDVDAVEAGSSLLKHRTSSSSRGSLDMENARIVNEYVHGAHLAFTDNFSDAGEDHIASNIKETMEKAFWDGIMESVRQDEPNYSRIVELMGEVRDEICAMAPHTWRQEIIEVIDLEILTQVLNSGKLDISYFGKILDYALITLRKLSAPAYEDELNKKHQKFMKDLADTFWAGKNSENSHIMALIKGLRFALEQIKDLKHEISKAHIQLLEPVLKGPEALYYIGRTFTNRYGQPTNARSALPLTARWLSSIRQGKDEEWDEHESLVSELRRRHGILPSYLPSTTLRTGGSALIKAGGEQTDKSSTSKTTGFIETIDPHLECKGEDIDLTVRLGLLKLVSRITGLAEGELPETMSLNFSRLRSVQSQIQKIIVMSTSLLVLRQTLLAQQIVSSQTHMDTLLSGCVKRLSQCLDVADAGIQEIVEILGSAVEEDTKSADMKQIMARMLSKSLQEGDAIFTKVSRAVYLAARGVVLGGTGKPGAELAEMALQKVGASLLVDDVVQAASVLLVAAKVSVIVHGPYYANLAQE encoded by the exons ATGGAGTCGCCGGAGAGGGGGAGGCCGGTGATCGGAATCGCACTGGAATTTCCGGTGAGCGACGGTGTTTTGTCGTGCTCGCCGCCGACTATTCCGTCGTGGCTCCGTAGGCGCCTTTCGGAGCCGAAGACGCCGACGCCTTCTACAGTTGAGGAAATTGAGGCCAAACTTCGCGATGCTGATCTTAGGCGACAg AAGTTCTACGAAAATTTAGCAAGTAAAGCTAGGCCAAAGGTTCGAAGCCCTTCACGATCTTCATCTACTGAAGATGATCTTGGGCAGCGTCTTGAGGCTAAGCTCTTAGCTGCTGAAGAAAAAAG GCTGAGCATCCTTGCAAATGCTCAGATGCGCTTAGCAAAACTTGATGAATTGAGGCAAGCTGCTAAAAGTCAGGTCGAAATGCGCTTCAAGAAGGAACGTGCTGAGTTGGGTTCAAAGGTTGAAATGCGTGTTCAACAAGCTGAGGCCAATAGACTGCTTATCCTTCGGGCTAATCGGCAAAGGAGGGCCACTCTGAGGGAGAGGACATCTCAGTCTCTAATGAGGCGAGTATCTCGGGAGAGCAAGTATAAAGAGCGAGTTCGTGCTGCAATGTGCCAAAAGCGTGCAGAGGCTGAGAAAAAGCGTTTGAGTTTACTAGAAGCCGAGAAGAGGCGAGCTCATGCTAGAGGCTTAAAGGTTCAAACGGTGGCTAGTTTTGTTTCTCAGCAGCGAGAGATCGAGAGAAGCGAATTGAAGAATAAGCTGGAAGACAAATTGCAAAAG GCAAGGCGATTGAGAGCAGAGTATTTAAAGCAGAGAGGAAGACAGTATAATGCTTATCTCTGTAGTTGGGAAACCATTAATCAGCAGGGTGACATCCTTGCCAAAAAATTACCAAG GTACTGGAGGAATTTCAAAAATCTGAGAAAGACGACTGCATATCTTTCAAAAGCTTATGGTGACTTGGATATTAATGAGAGATCAGTGAAGTCTATGCCATTTGAGCAGTTTGCGCTTCTTATTCAGTCACATGACACTCTTCATGCAGCTAAAGCTTTGCTAGACCGTCTTGAGATTCGCCATAGATTATCCCAAGGCTCTGCTAACCGATCTAGTTTCGATGACATTGATCACCTTCTCAAGCGGGTGGCATCCCCTCAGAAGAAACAAGTGTTAAGAAAATTTGGCTCAAGCAGAATGCAAAAGGAGACTGCAAAAAGTACTCATCACATGTCAAGGTACCAAGTGAGAGTTGTTCTCTGTGCCTACATGATTTTAGGGCATCCTGATGCTGTCATTAGTGGTCGAGGAGAGCGTGAGACAGCTTTGGTCAATTCTGCTAAGAAATTTGTGGAGGAGTTTGACTTGCTGATGAAGATACTGCTAAATGGGCCAATGCAGATTTCTGATAAGGAATCTGACCGCACAGCATTGTCTCGCAGGACTTTCAGATTGCAGCTTGCAGCCTTTGATTCTGCATGGTGCTCCTTTCTGAATAGCTTTGTGGTATGGAAGGCCAAGGATGCCAGATCTCTAGAGGAGGATTTAGTGAGGGCTGCTTGTCGTCTTGAAGTTTCTATGATCCAGACTTGCAAGATGACCCCTCAAGGGGGTAGTGCTCCTCTCTCTCATGACATGAGAGCTATTCAGAAACAG GTATCTGAAGATCAGAAACTATTGAGAGAGAAAGTGCAACACCTGAGTGGAGATGCTGGTATTGAACGCATGGAAACTGCAATTTCTGATACCCGAACCAAGTTTTTTGAAGCAAGGGAGAACCAGAGCCCAATTTCTCCACCAACTCCAATTATGTTATCCCCAGGTCCAGCTTCCTCTTCTTCTCGTGACAAAGCCGGTAATTTTGTTGTGGCCCCATGTAAGGAAAGCTCTGTGGTGCGGTCATTGTTCAAGGATGATGTTGATGCCGTGGAGGCCGGTTCCTCTTTGTTAAAACATAGAACTTCATCAAGTTCTAGAGGGAGCTTAGACATGGAGAATGCTAGGATTGTCAATGAATATGTTCATGGGGCACATCTTGCTTTCACTGATAACTTCAGTGATGCTGGTGAAGATCATATTGCG TCAAATATAAAAGAGACAATGGAGAAGGCCTTCTGGGATGGCATCATGGAATCAGTGAGACAGGATGAACCTAACTATAGCCGCATAGTGGAATTGATGGGAGAGGTGAGGGATGAGATTTGTGCAATGGCCCCTCATACCTGGAGGCAAGAAATAATCGAGGTTATTGACCTGGAAATTCTTACTCAG gTGCTGAATTCAGGAAAATTAGACATCAGTTATTTTGGGAAGATCCTGGACTATGCTCTGATCACTCTGCGAAAGCTATCTGCTCCAGCTTATGAAGATGAACTGAATAAAAAACACCAGAAGTTTATGAAAGATTTGGCAGACACTTTCTGGGCTGGAAAGAACTCAGAGAACTCGCATATCATGGCCTTAATTAAGGGCTTACGATTTGCCCTGGAACAGATAAAG GATCTCAAGCATGAAATCAGCAAAGCACACATTCAACTGCTGGAGCCAGTCTTGAAGGGACCTGAAGCTTTATATTATATTGGAAGAACTTTCACCAATCGTTATGGTCAGCCTACCAATGCCCGGTCTGCTTTGCCCTTGACTGCTAGATGGCTTTCATCTATAAGACAAGGTAAAGATGAGGAATGGGATGAGCATGAGAGTCTGGTCTCAGAGTTAAGAAGGCGACATGGGATTTTGCCAAGTTATCTTCCTTCAACCACTCTTCGAACAGGTGGCAGTGCTTTAATCAAAGCAGGAGGAGAACAGACTGATAAATCTTCAACCTCAAAAACTACCGGTTTTATAG AGACCATTGATCCCCATTTAGAATGCAAAGGAGAGGATATTGATTTGACGGTGAGGCTAGGCTTGCTGAAACTGGTAAGCAGGATTACTGGTTTGGCCGAAGGAGAGCTACCAGAAACTATGTCCCTTAACTTCTCCAGATTGAGAAGTGTGCAGtcccaaattcaaaaaatcattgTGATGTCTACGAG CCTTCTTGTCCTGCGACAGACTCTTTTGGCTCAGCAAATAGTCAGCAGCCAGACACACATGGACACCCTACTCTCGGGCTGTGTTAAACGCCTCTCTCAATGCCTGGACGTCGCAGACGCTGGTATCCAAGAAATAGTTGAAATACTCGGCTCTGCTGTGGAGGAAGACACCAAATCTGCTGACATGAAGCAGATAATGGCAAGGATGTTGAGCAAGAGCCTGCAAGAGGGCGATGCTATCTTCACCAAGGTTTCTCGAGCTGTATATTTAGCTGCAAGAGGAGTCGTCCTTGGCGGAACTGGGAAACCGGGAGCAGAACTAGCAGAAATGGCACTGCAGAAAGTGGGGGCATCCTTGCTTGTGGACGACGTCGTGCAAGCCGCTTCTGTGCTACTGGTGGCAGCTAAGGTGTCTGTTATTGTTCATGGCCCTTATTATGCGAATTTGGCACAAGAATGA
- the LOC121742066 gene encoding serine hydroxymethyltransferase 6-like: protein MDFTQQPANQGLSLGFLSHISDTVKSNRIPSPKIAEDSLSFQIESRSRDPSHPLPSVPLQLMDQQKENHHNYVHGVNDLNEIRDVEEEEDYEGKMEEFRILGHSLILKRKRDCESGWSSASPPSSSKVVRVSSNSDLESRKSAVRSWGNQSLRDADPDIFEIMEKEKGRQFKGIELIASENFVCKAVMEALGSSLTNKYSEGMPGARYYGGNQYIDEIETLCCERALAAFSLDSENWGVNVQPYSCTSANFAVYTGLLLPGDRIMGLDTPSGGNTSHGCYLPNGRKMSGASIFFESLPYKINPQTGYVDYDKLEEKALDFRPKILICGGSSYPREWEYVRLRKIADKCGAVLLCDMAQISGLIAAKECASPFEYCDIVTSTTHKSLRGPRGGIIFYRRGPKLRKRGVHLNQGDGGDRYDFEEKINFAVFPAMQGGPHNNHIAALAIALKQVATPEYKIYMQQVKKNAHALASALIKRHCKLVTGGTDNHMLIWDLRNFGVTGYILEKICELCHITLNKVTIFDDNGNIIPGGVRIGTPAMTSRGCVESDFEIMADFLLRAVHIASSVQRDHGKLPKSLLKGLENNKEIAELRARAESFASQFAMPGFD, encoded by the exons ATGGATTTCACTCAACAGCCGGCAAATCAAGGGCTTTCTCTAGGGTTTCTGTCGCACATATCTGATACGGTGAAGAGCAACCGGATCCCTAGCCCTAAAATCGCCGAAGATTCGTTGTCATTTCAGATCGAGTCGCGGAGCAGGGACCCTTCGCACCCGCTGCCTTCTGTTCCACTTCAATTGATGGACCAGCAGAAGGAGAATCACCACAATTATGTTCACGGCGTCAACGATTTGAATGAAATTAGGGatgttgaggaggaggaggactaTGAGGGGAAGATGGAGGAGTTTCGCATTTTAGGGCACTCGCTGATTCTGAAGCGGAAGCGCGACTGCGAATCAGGGTGGTCATCGGCGTCGCCGCCTTCCTCCTCGAAGGTGGTTAGGGTTTCGTCGAACAGCGACCTGGAATCGAGGAAGAGCGCTGTCCGGTCATGGGGGAATCAGAGCTTGCGGGATGCTGACCCGGATATCTTTGAGATAATGGAGAAGGAGAAAGGAAGGCAGTTCAAAGGGATTGAACTGATTGCCTCTGAGAATTTCGTGTGCAAAGCTGTGATGGAGGCACTGGGAAGCTCCCTTACCAATAAGTACTCTGAAGGAATGCCTGGTGCAAGGTATTACGGCGGGAATCAGTACATTGACGAGATTGAAACATTGTGTTGTGAGCGTGCCTTGGCTGCTTTCAGTCTCGATTCGGAGAATTGGGGTGTAAATGTACAGCCGTATTCATGTACATCTGCAAATTTTGCAGTTTATACTGGGCTTTTGCTACCGGGTGATCGGATAATGGGGTTGGACACACCTTCAGGAGGGAACACGAGTCATGGGTGCTATTTGCCCAATGGGCGGAAAATGTCCGGGGCCTCGATCTTTTTTGAGAGTCTGCCTTATAAGATTAACCCACAGACAGGCTATGTAGACTACGATAAACTAGAGGAGAAGGCTCTGGATTTTCGCCCCAAGATATTGATATGTGGTGGAAGTTCGTATCCTCGGGAGTGGGAGTATGTAAGGTTGAGGAAGATAGCAGATAAATGTGGTGCGGTGTTGTTGTGTGACATGGCTCAAATTAGCGGCCTTATAGCTGCTaag GAATGTGCAAGTCCTTTTGAATATTGTGATATTGTTACCTCTACCACTCACAAAAGTCTCCGAGGGCCCAGGGGAGGAATTATTTTCTACAGAAGGGGCCCAAAACTTAGAAAGCGAGGGGTGCATTTGAATCAAGGAGATGGTGGTGATAGATATGATTTTGAGGAAAAGATCAATTTTGCTGTTTTCCCTGCAATGCAAGGTGGGCCTCACAACAATCACATTGCAGCCCTTGCTATAGCTTTGAAACAAGTGGCTACTCCCGAGTACAAGATATACATGCAACAAGTGAAGAAAAATGCTCATGCCTTGGCATCAGCTTTGATAAAAAGGCACTGCAAACTTGTAACCGGGGGCACTGATAATCATATGCTGATATGGGATCTAAGGAATTTTGGAGTGACAG GTTATATTCTAGAGAAAATCTGCGAGTTGTGTCACATTACGCTCAATAAAGTCACAATCTTCGATGACAATGGTAATATCATCCCAGGAGGCGTAAGAATCG GTACTCCTGCAATGACATCAAGAGGCTGTGTTGAGTCTGATTTTGAGATCATGGccgactttctccttagagctGTACATATCGCAAGCTCAGTGCAGAGAGATCACGGAAAACTGCCAAAATCACTGCTGAAGGGGCTCGAGAACAACAAAGAAATTGCTGAGCTCCGAGCACGAGCAGAAAGTTTTGCTTCTCAATTCGCTATGCCTGGATTTGATTGA
- the LOC121740798 gene encoding uncharacterized protein LOC121740798, with amino-acid sequence MMSHSRSPSTSVAGFLSFLSEQLDNLDHLFLSHNFMSAAFLHHVLSTLRSFHSHLTSLLHKLHLPLGDKWLDEYMDETSRLWDACHLIKSAVSALENYYSPASTLFRGPHPPTPHLCTQVIRAIRGCERELTALQHENRSMAEIKIHTLSLKFKDNVASKRYNGFREALHAMRQVSTLLLLILVSGLVYCWPETSFYPGEPDESSALAASAANLHQRVASAVGRHHHEPGIMLYELRRSAFAMEELRAEIEGAEAEVGEKVESLKSSVEALQCGAEGIIGQLDDFFDEIVEGRKTLLNMCSHR; translated from the exons atgatGAGCCATTCCCGCTCTCCCTCCACCTCCGTTGCCGGATTCCTCAGCTTCTTGTCGGAGCAACTCGACAATCTCGACCACCTCTTTCTCTCCCACAACTTCATGTCCGCCGCCTTCCTCCACCACGTCCTCTCCACGCTCCGATCCTTCCACTCCCACCTCACCTCATTGCTCCACAAGCTCCACCTCCCCCTCGGCGACAAATGGCTCGACGAATACATGGACGAAACCTCCCGCCTCTGGGACGCCTGCCACCTCATCAAATCCGCTGTCTCCGCCTTGGAAAACTACTATTCCCCCGCCTCCACCTTGTTCCGCGGCCCTCACCCCCCCACTCCCCACCTCTGCACccag gtCATTAGGGCAATCAGAGGATGTGAGAGGGAGTTGACCGCACTACAGCACGAGAACAGAAGCATGGCGGAGATCAAAATCCACACATTATCGTTAAAATTCAAGGACAACGTTGCGTCCAAACGATACAACGGCTTCAGAGAGGCGTTACACGCAATGAGGCAAGTGAGCACGTTGCTTCTGCTAATTCTCGTGAGCGGTTTAGTCTACTGCTGGCCGGAGACGAGCTTTTATCCAGGCGAGCCCGACGAATCCTCTGCTCTCGCGGCCTCGGCTGCCAACCTGCATCAGAGGGTGGCGAGCGCGGTGGGGCGCCACCACCACGAGCCCGGGATCATGCTCTACGAGCTGAGGAGGTCGGCTTTCGCGATGGAAGAGCTCAGGGCGGAGATCGAGGGCGCGGAGGCCGAGGTTGGTGAGAAGGTGGAGAGTTTGAAGAGCTCTGTTGAAGCCTTGCAGTGTGGGGCTGAGGGGATAATTGGACAGCTTGATGATTTCTTTGATGAGATTGTTGAAGGGAGAAAGACACTTTTGAATATGTGTTCACATAGATAG